From the Aspergillus puulaauensis MK2 DNA, chromosome 1, nearly complete sequence genome, the window CTTCGAGCTTTATGCTCCGAGGTACCGGGAGGGCTCCCGACGTGGAGATCCCCGCATGGAATACCTGAGAGCACAACCTCCGATACACGCAGCGGAAGCCCGACCGATACTCCAATAAATCAGATGTCATGGATGTAAACTAAAAGTAAAGGCATCTCGGTGTCTCTCAAAGCCCGCGGGAAACTATCagcaagatggagaagacgacCAGCCTGAGCCCTAACTGGGCCTTGCAGGGCCTGCTGGGCGACatcgccgcagcctccatctcgaccATTCTAGTTTCACCGACGATAACAATAATCGACAGGTAAGCTGCCCATATTTTAACTGAATGCGATTAACAATGTAGAGCCCTCGTTGAAAAAGCTTCATACCACAAACCAGTCCTCCAAGGCCTGCGCGCCCACACCAAAGCAGCCCTCAAACACCCAGcaagcttcctcttctcgcgCCCCCATGGCCACGTCTTCGCCCTGTATGCGGCCACATACACCGTCGCAAACACCACCGAGACAGTCACAAAGCAGACGCACCCCTCCCTCTCCGACGCAATCACCTTCGCCTGCACATTCCTCGTCAACGTCCCGCTGGGCGTGTGGAAGGACATCCGCTTCGCCCACTTCTTCGgcaccaacccagccaacccagccaaACCCCATATCGACACTCTAAAAAGTACAACAAACCCCCTGCCAATTCCGAAAAAAACGGgctccgcagcagcaacagcaaccctGCTCGTCCGCGACGCAATCACCATCTACGGCTCCTTCACCCTGGCGCAGCAGTGCGCAGCCATAATCCCCGACTCCCTCGCCTCGCATCCGTACTCCAAAACCGTCTTCACGCAGCTACTCGTGCCGGTGGTGTCGCAGCTGTTTGCGACCCCGCTGCATCTGCTCGGGCTGGATTTGTATAACCGGCAGTTCCGTGTGCCGGTGAGGGACCGGGTGAAGGTGGTGCTGAGGGATTTGCCTGTTGCGACGATGATTAGGGGCGTGCGTATTATTCCGGCGTTTGGGGTTGGGTGTTTGGTGAATATGGGCTTGCGGGAGGCTTTTACGATATAAAAGCAGAGCATGACATACAATCTTGTAAAGACTACCAACTATTTCAATGATAGTACCTATTACAGTCAACAAATAAAACGTTCAATCGCATCGAGCTGCTCCAGAACCCACTTCCGACCCACCAACTCATTATACCGCCCACCGCGCCGCTGAGCATCCGACAGGCCGATATTGTatttctccagctccaggcagAGAAACTGCCAATCGAGGATCTGGCCCTGGTCAGCCAGCTCGCGGAGCTCATGGAACAGGTCCATGGGGATTCGAGAGCGCCAATACGCGTCTCCCAAGTATGTCCCAATTGCCTCCTGAAGTGCCACTATCTCCGGAGACTGCAGCAGGTCTGCTATCAGAAATAGAACCTCCCCGGGCAGACGATTCAGATGGCTCCTCTGCCGGTTTCGCATGACCTTGAACCTCCTGTGTGTCCTGCGGCGAGCCCGGCTGATCAGGTACTGTACGTAGCGGCTGTGCAGGGgatctataaataagaatcaGAATAAGCATAAAGTCATATATAAGACAGGGTGAACAACTGCGCACCTGTCTCTTCCATCATGATAGGGTTTTCCCAGCAACTATTAAGCCTCAACGAATCCGGTACCAGCGGGCTCGTCTCCCAGTCTCTGGCGGTCCTGCTCAGCAATGCACGCATGATACAATCGATGTCTCCCCGAGCGCGTCTCCAGATCCGGTGCTTGCGAAGTACCTGCCAGCAGCGGTCATGGACTACAAGGCCCCGTAGTCTCTCGGGGTGAGGCTCGTCATGGACCTCGTCCCTGAGGGCCGTTGCGAGCAGGTGCTTCTTATCATGTTCAATGTCTCTATCTCTATAGTTGGATCGGATGATGCCCGTGTGCGAATCCCAGGGTACCTGGAGGGTGTAGAATCCATGGTCCTGATCGATAAAGTATGACACCCCCGAGAGACGAGATATTGGTTTGCAGGGATGGAATAGAACTGGAAGCGTCAGTAATATCATATACGACTGGGAGATTTAGGACTGGAAGGTTTTAAGAGGGAAGGGAGACGTGCGCATGCGAAAGTAGAGAGTCCACGCCCGTTTCTCCCACGCTCCTCTGCTCTCCATGATTTCCGTATCGGAATACACGCCCGGGGCGACCGTCCACGTCTGGCTTAGCTCGTACATTTCTACCCCGGAGCTGCAGATGTAGCATATTGGTTCGTTGAAGGCTTCGATGGGGTCGTCCTGGCCCCGGGTCCGGATATGGCCCCGAGGGGGGAACATCTCGACGGGCAATTCTGCCTCGTCTATTTCGTTCATCTTGTTATTCGTTGTTGTCGAGTGAAAGTGAGTCTGATTCAGAGTTGAGAGAGAAGTCGTGACGGAGTCGGCAGGTTTGAGTTTCTTACTGGTGGCGTGGTCAACACTACGCCAATCACACCAGTCTGTGGAATGCTTAAGTCGAATGTTTGGAGTATATTTCGGCTCGGCCGATGTGACCCTTTGTTTGCATTAGGCAGTGCTCGAGAAAGCCCAACGGCGTGCTAGTATTCTGTTCACCTTCCTCGAGCTCCATGCCCACAGCAACCATTTGTCTGCCGGGCAGTACTTCCCTGGGACGGAGGGTGCTTATCGAGGTATCGATCTCGTTTTATGCGGACGCCGTAGGCACCACCGGCATGGAGATCATCGACGTGTGCATTAGGGTGCGTTCAGGTGGCCTAGAAGGGTAGTACCCAGGAGTCTGCTTAAACACCTCGGAGGTCTACAAGGAACTGTGCCTGCCTAATGGATGTATTGCCTCCGCAAGCCGGTATTGGTGTGTCGATTCGGAAGGCGCGATGCGAATCCATTTGGAAACCTCAGGTCGTAACTAACTGGGCTATATAAGAAGGAGGGCCTGTTAGTTTGAATAGGAGCGCCAGTTGTGCACGCTTTTACAATACCACTGAGCAAACAATCTGCGCCAATCGTCAGTGTAAGTAATTCGCAGAAGTAAGAGCGTAGCTTTATGGACATCTATTGATAGTCTCGTAGCATATCCACAACAATAACgaaagagagagggagaagtaGAAACCGAAATGGCCGATGTAAGACACAGAATCTTGCGCCGATGATCCAATAAACAGACCCTGACGGAGAGGGCACATAGTATACTCAGTATGACAGTTTCCTTGGATCGCACGCCGAGGTCAAAGCCTCCAACCACGAAGACAAAGTCGGGGCCATGTGGTCCGTAATCCTCGCAGCCACTTTTCCAGTGGCAGAAGGCTATGTCAACGGGTTTCAGTACAAAGTCGATGGAGGGTCTACAGATATTACCACAATGCGCTGGCAGCGCAATTCAGATGGCAAACTCTACAAGCGAAAATACCTTGTCACAGAGACAAAAAAGGCCCAcaacccaacccagccaCGCCATTGGCGTGACGGGGAGAGGCAGTTGAAGAACTACCTCGAAGAATGCtacagggaagaagaggagggcgggGGCAGCACACACGTACTATATGGCATAGTAGCCATAGGCCGATGGGCgaatttttatttctatgaAAAACAGTCCGGGGAACTGGCGCACatggagggtgaagagggccCATTTCACGTCAAGAACAATTCGGATACTGTTATAGCACGCCTGGAACATATCAAGGGAGACCATCAGCAGTGAGAAATTATTAGTTAGGGACTCCAGCATTCGCCAAGTCAGAATTAttgctataaatataaacttaataaaacCCCTCTCTATGGATCCGTTCATTCGGTATACCAATATCCCGCAGGCCCTCGGTGGCCGCATCCCCAAACTCATTTGGTCCGCAGATGAAGACGTTTTTATCTGGAGAGACAGTCTTCCAGTACTCCGGTCCAATCCGGCCTGAATGTATTGATATGTGGGTTCCATCGAACTCAGTGTCAAGGGGTGGATAATGCGTGAATAAATCGATCTTGATATTGACAGTCGGGATGTTCCTCAGTAATTTCCGTATCAAATCGAGCATTATCGCGGGTTCTCTCGTTGACAAGGCGAACTGGATGTCGCCTTTACGGGCCTGTCCAGCCAGCGCTGCCAGCATAGACAGAAACGGGGTTATGCCAATCCCTCCAGCCACCCAGAGGACATTGACATCGTCAGTCAGGCAAAAGTCCCCAGTAACGCCGACAATGTCTGCTACCACGGTATCAGTCACTGGGACAGTCCCCTGTTTACTAGGTGGGATATTCCTCAAAACATCAAATAAAGCACCCGTCACCACACCACCCTTCATCTTGCGCATCGTCAGCTCAAACCACgctgcatcctcatcatgcGCACTCGAGACTGTCCACGTCCTCACGCGGTCATCGTTTACAGAACCCGGCGCAGCATCCGCCATATGGCGATACTCCGGCGGACCGATCCAGTCCATGAAATCCAGCACAATAGCCTGGCCAGGTCTAATCCTCAACGGCCTCTCTTTCGAAACCACCTTGAACCGCAACACCGCTAGATCGCTTGACAGCCGCACCGCACTCTCAAGACGGGCCTTGTGGCTCTCAGATCCCCCCGCCTGCTCCAGTTCCTCTTCAACTAGGTACTTCACCTTCGGACTATACGGACTCCGCCCGACTTCCGACCCTGGCCGCTGCCTCACAGGAAGCGCATCCCGTACAAGCGTATACCCCGTCGTCTCAAGCACAGTAACAGAAGCATGGCGCCTCATAATCTCCAGCGCCGGCGCGCCAATAAGCACCTTCGCTTTCCCGGTAAGGTAGAGGACATCCCCCGTCTCGAACGAGATAATCGTAAACCCGGCAAGCCCGCTAGACTCGATGTTCCCTAGCGACGACATGAATCTGTTTCCGGAGTAGTCGGGGAGAATGACGGTGCGGCCGTCGCTGGGGAGGACGCGCATGAAGCCTGGTAACCCCCCGCGGGCGTTCATGCCGGCGTGTGCTGGGAATTGCGATGTAGTTTCTGGTGTGGGTTTGGAGAGggtggcgaggaagacggtgtCGGCGGATAGGATCATTTCGATTGCGGCTGATGGGAGCCGTTCGTCTGGGGACATGTGCTGGACTTGGTGTGTGATACTGGGGGAGGTGTGTGGGTGTGCTGAGAAGTGGCGTGTGTTGATGTATTTAGGGCAGTTTCTCATTCATCAGTCTCAGTCAGACTCATTCATATCAGTATCAATTGGTGGAACTCACCCTACAGCCTCATTCACCTCCATCTCAAGCACATAATCAAGTCCCTCAACCTGTCCAGGAACAACATCCCGAATAAACCCCGCAAACttattcctcctcctcgtgCTAAACTCAATCCCCAACCCGGCCATCAACTCCCTCCCATTTCTTGCTTCACTCCAATCAGACAATAACTCACCCAACGGCTCCCCCCTCCAAATCCTAACCGCCATCACCAACGTCTTCAAATCCGGCCCCCGCACAAACCCAATCTCCCCGTCCTTGCCCGCCGCAATCCCTGCCCACGGCCGGCCCTCCCGATCAACGACCGCCATGGGGATGAAGGGCAGGTTGGAGGTGTGGAAGAGGCGGTGCTGCTCGCGCAGCTGGGGCTCGATTGCGCGCCAGCTTTGCGATACGGCGCTGCTGAGGCCGAGTTTGCtttggatggtggtttcGCCCGGGTGCCAGCCTGTTATTCCTGGcattttattttttcttatatttattttgaAGTGTGGCTATTTATTTTGGTGTGGTTTCAAGTGTTGGGTGGtgtttaatattatagctatataatataatatcagATACAGACGGCTAAGTGGGATAAACTCAAACTAATGCAGCATGACAAATGCCGCCGCGGGTCTAGACTTATAATCCCGCTGCATGTCGAGTCGACGTCACTGTCAGTTGTGCCGGTGGGATGCTTCGTCATCGCAACACAAGTTAGTGATTCAAACACTATCCAGTCTGCCATTGGTATGCTGCAGGGATCGGGCTATGCAAACAAGCAAGAATCCGGGATCTGCGCTCGGGATTGAATTGTGTTTTCACCATCCCACATCGCATTTCTAAGCGTACCGCCAACCCCGCCAACACCAGCCATTTAAGACAAACCTTGATCACTATCACCATCTTAGCAACTCTTTCAATTGCAATGTCTCAACCAGTCTACCATTACCTCACTCTCGGCCGCCTCGGGCGCGGCGAGGTCCTCAAGTAATAGCACACCACTCACATACAAACAACAAACTAACGAACCAACTacagcctcttcctcaaaGACGCCGGCATCCCCGCAAAAGACGTCCGCTACGCATACGACGACACCTGGCCGCAGAGCAAAGAGAAACTCACCCAGCAGGGCCTGACGCGGACGGGTCTGCTGCCTGCGTTGGAGTACAACGGTTCCATCTATACCCAGGTTCGTCTACCTCCCTCCCTAATATAACCTACGAATGATATGTGGTATTAACTTGTCAGCACATTCCAACCCTCCGCTATCTATCCCGCGAACTAGGCGCGTACGACGGCGATAGTAACCAGGAGAAATATATCGTTGATGCCGTTGCTGATGTCTATATCGACTGGCGGGTATGCACTACCCTcatcttattatttatattattatccaTAGAAGCTAATGGCATGGTATAGTCGCAATGGGTCGCGAACCTGATGAGCGCAAACCCCGAATATAAAGACAGCGTTGCGCCTAAATACTACACCGTGCTGGCGCAGTACTATGCGGAGCGCGCGGGGCCGTATCTGCTGGGTGAGAAAATCACCTATGCCGATTTTGCGGTGTATCAGAGTATTGATAATGATCGGAGGACGGGGACGTTGCCTGTATGGACAACAATTACCGTATTTCTATGAATGCTAACTTATAATAGGAAAACCTCCCCGAACCCCTTGTCAAGCTGCAGGAGGCGATTGAGGCTCGGCCGAACATTGCACAGTATATCCAGGAGAATAAATAGTCTAACCCCATAACCATAAACATCTCTAATGGAAGAATGGTTACTCCCTCGTATCATTAACATGCCTCACCCCATCCATAATCCTCGCCAACGTAACAGCCTCTCTCAACGCCCGCCCAACACCCCCCCGAACcccattctcctccagcaccaTCAGCCCCCCAATCGTGCACCCCTCCGGACTGGTCCCCTGGTCCCTCAGCTCCGCCGCCGTCATCCCGTTCTGCATCATCGCGGCAGACCCCGCCATCGACTGCACGATCATCGTAGTCGCCGTCGCCCGCGGCATCCCCACCGCAACAGCCGCATCGACCAGCGCGTCAACAATCACAGCGAACATCGCAGGCGTGGATCCGGCGACTGCAGTGGCGGGGTTAAGTAGATTTGGCGGGACGTGGACTGTCTTCCCGACGCGAGAGAAGATCGCATCTGTTAGATCGAGATACTGCTGTGGGATTTGGCGATCCGGTTCGATCTCGATGGATGTGAGAGACTGTCCGACGAGGGCTGGGATTGTAGGCAGGGTTCTAATCACGAATGCGCGgtcattctcattctcattctcagcTGTAGACGAGCCGTATAGCGTCTCTTCGATCTTCTGGCGTGTCCATCCTGCCGCAACGCTGATAAGCAGCTTCGAGGACAGTGCGTCCGCGATTCCAGGCTGGGTGAGACCGCGCTCGATAGCGCTCGGAtcgagagcgaggatgacTACGTCGGCGGCTTTTATGGCGGAGGCGTTGTCGCCTGTAGAGATTTTGAGGGAGGCGTTTGGTCCGAACTGCGACTGGAGACGCTCGCTGGAGGAGTTGCTTTGCACGCAGGCGATGTATTGGGTGAAGAGCTGGGAGGGGCTGGTGAGGAGGCTTTGGAGGATTGCGGTGCCGAGATTTCCTGTTCTGTTAGATTTGGATATTGATTAATCAAGGGTGTATTCATACCGCAGCCGAGAATGCACAGGGTGTTGGGTTTGGACATCTTGCAGTACAGTGAGTCTAATTCTCTACTTCCCCTCAATTCTTTAATTCAGACCCCTCAATTTAATTCAGTCTTATCAACGGGATCCCTCCCGACTGTCGGGGACCCGCACCGACGCCCCAGATTGATCCACGGACGCATCattggagacttggagacCAGTCTGTTTATCGGTCTTAGTCTACGTAGTACTCACATATACCGGAAGAGGCAAAAGttcccattcttccagctcagccGTCGCACATGAACTCTATGAAGAGTCTCCTGACACGACTCCCGGGTGGTATAGAGGGGTATTGTTGGAGCTGGCATTGTAAAGGTACAGGGAGTCTCAATCTCAAtactctggagtctggactgctACGTCAAGCTGTTTGGGAATGGTTTCCACAAAAAAAGACTGAATGGGCTCCGTGAATACGTAAATACGTGAACACATCGTAACTAGGCCGATCCCAGGAAAGAAGCCCTAACCCTCCGCGCAACCTCCCTCTTCAACGCCCTATACTCCTCCCCCGTCCTCCCCACCGCATCCCTATTCTCAATCGCCCTCCTCAGCAAATACGCCAGACACTCCCCCAACCCCCCCCAGGTCGAGCACTTGTAAACCCTCGGATCCCCATCCGGACCCTTCAACTGCAACAGCCCAAAACTAACCTCATCCGACATCCCATGCAACTGCCCAAACCCCACCGGCACAGTCGGCAGCCCTTCCTTAATCCGTTGCTGATGCAGCGCATGCGCGCCCATCACACTCTCCCTGTTATGGCTCGCGAGAAACAGATTCACCGACGGAAACGGCTTGGTGGTCCCATACTCCCCCAGTTCCTGACGAAGCACGCCCCGCGCAATCCCATTATACGCAGTATCCGTGTCGGCCTTTGTATCGTGGATAAGGGATCTCTCATCCGAGGCAATGTACGCCCCACGCACGAGCTTCAAGCCCAGCGTGAACCCCTCTTcgctggcggcggcgaggtgCGTGG encodes:
- a CDS encoding uncharacterized protein (COG:S;~EggNog:ENOG410PV0T;~InterPro:IPR038781), encoding MEKTTSLSPNWALQGLLGDIAAASISTILVSPTITIIDRALVEKASYHKPVLQGLRAHTKAALKHPASFLFSRPHGHVFALYAATYTVANTTETVTKQTHPSLSDAITFACTFLVNVPLGVWKDIRFAHFFGTNPANPAKPHIDTLKSTTNPLPIPKKTGSAAATATLLVRDAITIYGSFTLAQQCAAIIPDSLASHPYSKTVFTQLLVPVVSQLFATPLHLLGLDLYNRQFRVPVRDRVKVVLRDLPVATMIRGVRIIPAFGVGCLVNMGLREAFTI
- a CDS encoding uncharacterized protein (COG:S;~EggNog:ENOG410PI7F;~InterPro:IPR017938,IPR017927,IPR012349,IPR039261;~TransMembrane:1 (o494-514i);~go_function: GO:0016491 - oxidoreductase activity [Evidence IEA];~go_process: GO:0055114 - oxidation-reduction process [Evidence IEA]), producing MPGITGWHPGETTIQSKLGLSSAVSQSWRAIEPQLREQHRLFHTSNLPFIPMAVVDREGRPWAGIAAGKDGEIGFVRGPDLKTLVMAVRIWRGEPLGELLSDWSEARNGRELMAGLGIEFSTRRRNKFAGFIRDVVPGQVEGLDYVLEMEVNEAVGNCPKYINTRHFSAHPHTSPSITHQVQHMSPDERLPSAAIEMILSADTVFLATLSKPTPETTSQFPAHAGMNARGGLPGFMRVLPSDGRTVILPDYSGNRFMSSLGNIESSGLAGFTIISFETGDVLYLTGKAKVLIGAPALEIMRRHASVTVLETTGYTLVRDALPVRQRPGSEVGRSPYSPKVKYLVEEELEQAGGSESHKARLESAVRLSSDLAVLRFKVVSKERPLRIRPGQAIVLDFMDWIGPPEYRHMADAAPGSVNDDRVRTWTVSSAHDEDAAWFELTMRKMKGGVVTGALFDVLRNIPPSKQGTVPVTDTVVADIVGVTGDFCLTDDVNVLWVAGGIGITPFLSMLAALAGQARKGDIQFALSTREPAIMLDLIRKLLRNIPTVNIKIDLFTHYPPLDTEFDGTHISIHSGRIGPEYWKTVSPDKNVFICGPNEFGDAATEGLRDIGIPNERIHREGFY
- a CDS encoding glutathione S-transferase (COG:O;~EggNog:ENOG410PW1B;~InterPro:IPR036249,IPR036282,IPR010987,IPR004045, IPR004046;~PFAM:PF00043,PF14497;~go_function: GO:0005515 - protein binding [Evidence IEA];~go_process: GO:0006749 - glutathione metabolic process [Evidence IEA]), yielding MSQPVYHYLTLGRLGRGEVLNLFLKDAGIPAKDVRYAYDDTWPQSKEKLTQQGLTRTGLLPALEYNGSIYTQHIPTLRYLSRELGAYDGDSNQEKYIVDAVADVYIDWRSQWVANLMSANPEYKDSVAPKYYTVLAQYYAERAGPYLLGEKITYADFAVYQSIDNDRRTGTLPENLPEPLVKLQEAIEARPNIAQYIQENK
- a CDS encoding pyrroline-5-carboxylate reductase family protein (COG:E;~EggNog:ENOG410PM1P;~InterPro:IPR028939,IPR036291,IPR000304,IPR029036, IPR008927;~PFAM:PF03807,PF14748;~go_function: GO:0004735 - pyrroline-5-carboxylate reductase activity [Evidence IEA];~go_process: GO:0006561 - proline biosynthetic process [Evidence IEA];~go_process: GO:0055114 - oxidation-reduction process [Evidence IEA]) — translated: MSKPNTLCILGCGNLGTAILQSLLTSPSQLFTQYIACVQSNSSSERLQSQFGPNASLKISTGDNASAIKAADVVILALDPSAIERGLTQPGIADALSSKLLISVAAGWTRQKIEETLYGSSTAENENENDRAFVIRTLPTIPALVGQSLTSIEIEPDRQIPQQYLDLTDAIFSRVGKTVHVPPNLLNPATAVAGSTPAMFAVIVDALVDAAVAVGMPRATATTMIVQSMAGSAAMMQNGMTAAELRDQGTSPEGCTIGGLMVLEENGVRGGVGRALREAVTLARIMDGVRHVNDTRE